ATAGATAGAGTAATTTCTTATTATTACAAAAAAGCCCGAATATTCGGGCTTTTTTGTATATGTTATTCTATTTAACCAACGTCATTTTTCCTCTGTACAATTTTTTCTCACCTCCGTTTTTCATTGATATTTTGTATAGATATGTTCCGGAACTCAAGTTTTTTCCATTAAATTGAATCTCTTCTCTTCTTATATTATTAGAATCATATGTTTTATCAAAAACTAGCTGCCCTGATAAATTTACAACTTCAAGTTTGTAATCTTCAAAACCTCTGGAGTCAAACCAGATAGTCGTGCTCGGATTAAAAGGTTCGGGGTAATTTCTTGCTATTAATTCTTTAATAGGTAGAAGTTCCTCTTCGATTTCTGAATCTTCCCAATCTCGAACGATTAAATTTCTATACTGATCTCTAATACAATCATAGTTTTTTCCAAAAATATC
This is a stretch of genomic DNA from Candidatus Delongbacteria bacterium. It encodes these proteins:
- a CDS encoding T9SS type A sorting domain-containing protein, encoding VYTGPLDFDNPPQYIYYNDDPEYLSGGNGQNFGDIFGKNYDCIRDQYRNLIVRDWEDSEIEEELLPIKELIARNYPEPFNPSTTIWFDSRGFEDYKLEVVNLSGQLVFDKTYDSNNIRREEIQFNGKNLSSGTYLYKISMKNGGEKKLYRGKMTLVK